The Oncorhynchus masou masou isolate Uvic2021 chromosome 31, UVic_Omas_1.1, whole genome shotgun sequence genome includes a region encoding these proteins:
- the si:ch73-256g18.2 gene encoding small integral membrane protein 36 yields MGFMEFYLEIDPVTLNLIILVASYAILLLVFLISCILYDCQGKDPTKEYAPAPPAPPSQSPIRLVVMQNSPASSRYEQQNQNNMATPALTPTPDLGREKRSTLV; encoded by the exons ATGGGTTTCATGGAATTCTACTTGGAGATTGACCCCGTGACCCTGAACCTCATCATCCTGGTGGCCAGCTATGCCATCCTCCTCCTTGTCTTCCTCATCTCCTGCATCCTGTACGACTGCCAGGGGAAGGACCCCACCAAGGAGTACGCCCCCGCACCCCCCGCACCCCCCAGCCAGTCGCCCATACGCCTTGTGGTCATGCAAAACTCTCCTGCCTCGTCTCGCTATGAGCAGCAGAACCAGAACAACATGGCT ACGCCAGCGCTGACGCCCACCCCCGAcctggggagggagaagaggagcacCCTGGTCTGa